In Vibrio quintilis, the DNA window CCTTTCATTTTGAGTACATTATTCATAACTGATTCTCCACAGTAATCGAACAGGTGTTCAATTGATGAAGTGAAGTCTAATCAAACAGTGTTCGATTGTAAATGTTTTTGTGTGATTATTTTTTCTTAATCGGGTTTGTTGATGAAATAAACAGGTTAATCTGATTGAATTATATAGTTTTTATTTATTGCGTTATCACCATCCCGGATGTCGGACGGGAGCGTGCGTTCAATCACGGTTTAAATTCACTGGTGTTGTATTTGCAACCAGATCTTTATATCTTACACGCGAACCGGATTGTTACTTCTGTGAGGTTTTCGGTCATTTTTCTTCAATGGATAAATGATCAGGCAGAAGGCAAGACCTGGAGCAAACTGCATCGTATGATGTGGCGGGCTCCGGGTTTTTTTATTTTGGTTTCCGGAACTGCTTCATCGTCGCCGGAATTTGAAAGGTCTGCCAATGCTGATAGAAAAAGTGCTCAATAATAACGTGGTGATTACCCGGAATGAGAACGGGCAGGAAGTTGTCATCATGGGAAGAGGACTGGGATTCCGGATGACCGCCGGAAAGCCGGTCGATCAGCGTAAAATTGAAAAAATTTTCACAATTGATAATAACAATGAAGTGGATAATCGTTACCGGGAACTGGTTGAAGCGATTCCGCATGAAATTTTGCTGGTGACCGAACAAATTATTGCATCTGCCGGTCGTTTGCTGGAAGGTCAGTTACATCCGGGGATTCGTGTTTCCCTTGCTGATCATATTCATTGCGCCATTGAACGCTGTATTCAGGGCAAGTGTGTCAAGAACGCTATGCTGTGGGAAATTAAAAAATTCTATGGCAGCGAGTTTTCCGTTGGTGCAGATGCTATTGTAAAAATAAAGCAGGCGTCCGGTATTCAGCTCAATGAAGACGAAGCCGGGTTTATTGCACTACATCTGGTGAACGCACAACTGAATGATGACATGCATAATACGATGGATGTGACCCGGCTGATTCACGATATTGTCAGTCTGATTAAATATGATCTCCGGATTGAAATGGACGAAAATACGGTCAGTTATCAGCGTCTGATGACTCATTTAAGATTTTTCGCACATCGTCTGATTCATTCGGATACGGTGAAAAGTGATGATGATTCACTGTTTGTTTCTGTCAGACAGGAATATCCGGAATCTTTTGCCTGTGTAGGAAAAATATATCTCTATGTTGAGAAGCAACTGTCTCATTATATGACCAAAGAAGAGATGATGTTTTTAACGATTCATGTGGAAAGAGTCAGGAGAGAGCATCAGATTGGTTAGCGTACAATTAGCGTTTAGTCACAGAAAATAATTCTGTAGCGATTATTATTCATTTCGACAATACGAATAAATGATAAAAGGATTGTTACTGCTTTGATGCAGGCAAAACCTGATAGCAATAGAGCTGTATCTCTATCGCTATCAGGTTTTTTTTTGAATTTTTTCCGGTTGAAATTCCGGGGGGTATACCCAAACAATCAGCCTCCTGAGGTTGCCGGGTATGTAAGTTCATTCAAAGTTTTTATTCTATGAAGGTAGACGTATGGCATATGAAAACTTAGTGGCTGATCTGATTCAGGGTGTCGGTGGCAAAAAGAACATTGAAAGTCTGGTTCATTGTGCAACGCGGTTACGCTTTAAGCTCTTTTCTCATGCAAAAGCAGATGCAGAAAAACTAAAGCAACACCCTGATATTATTATGGTTGTTGAAAGCGGTGGTCAGTTTCAGGTGGTGATTGGTAACCATGTTGGTGATGTTTACAAGGAAGTGATGCAGCATTTAGGTGATGGTATAAACCGTGCGGCTCATAGCCAGGGAGAAAATAAGCAAAACAGAACCAATCTGTTCAATCTGTTTATTGATGTCATTTCCGGAATATTTACGCCATTACTGGGAATGATGGCTGCATCCGGTATTTTAAAAGGGTGCCTCGCATTAGCTATTGCATTCAGCTGGCTGACGACCAAAGACGGCACTTATCAGATCCTTTTCTCCATCAGTGATGCTCTGTTTTATTTCTTCCCGGTGATTTTAGGTTATACCGCCGGGAAGAAGTTTGGCGGGAATCCGTTTATTACTATGGCGATTGGCGGGGCATTAGTTCACCCGACAATGATGAGTGCATTTCAGGCTTCACAGCAGGCAGGCAGTGAG includes these proteins:
- the licT gene encoding BglG family transcription antiterminator LicT; translated protein: MLIEKVLNNNVVITRNENGQEVVIMGRGLGFRMTAGKPVDQRKIEKIFTIDNNNEVDNRYRELVEAIPHEILLVTEQIIASAGRLLEGQLHPGIRVSLADHIHCAIERCIQGKCVKNAMLWEIKKFYGSEFSVGADAIVKIKQASGIQLNEDEAGFIALHLVNAQLNDDMHNTMDVTRLIHDIVSLIKYDLRIEMDENTVSYQRLMTHLRFFAHRLIHSDTVKSDDDSLFVSVRQEYPESFACVGKIYLYVEKQLSHYMTKEEMMFLTIHVERVRREHQIG